One window of Denticeps clupeoides unplaced genomic scaffold, fDenClu1.1, whole genome shotgun sequence genomic DNA carries:
- the LOC114781141 gene encoding fibronectin type III domain-containing protein 7-like: MELSQAIGLMVIGLASLTQISYSQAQDCNITSISSPAASSLLIKWNSFPEATSYFLDLRVINATDVAPVVVSMPVSTTLRTVQGLRTGTVYRVTLKVFQNYFILCSDSKTALTVPDTSQITVARGLNSSAIRVEWLRVNASERYILSVSSTSTGENLSLNYTGLIAVVTGLQPSTAYDCYVYSSNAAGPGPRSRVRTVSTLVQPPGGIVAVQTGKHTARISWQSVAKVLLYEVTVSDLTSPQTAPYTTSVSTTFVDVQNILLCSSYQISVSSVNTLLHPGEPNIIIYTTNSMVQRQMESKFIKKLLVIRPAIEHA, translated from the exons ATGGAATTGTCGCAAGCAATAGGGCTAATGGTGATAGGACTGGCTTCTCTGACTCAG ATCTCATATTCACAGGCGCAAG ACTGCAACATCACGTCCATCTCGTCCCCGGCGGCGTCCTCGCTGCTCATCAAATGGAACAGTTTCCCCGAGGCCACCAGCTACTTCCTGGACCTGCGCGTGATAAATGCCACGGATGTCGCGCCCGTGGTGGTGAGCATGCCCGTGTCCACCACGCTGAGGACCGTGCAGGGTCTCCGCACAGGCACGGTGTACAGGGTGACCCTGAAAGTTTTTCAGAATTACTTCATCTTGTGCTCCGACTCCAAAACCGCATTAACAG TACCGGACACCTCCCAGATCACCGTGGCCCGAGGCCTGAACAGCTCGGCGATCCGCGTGGAGTGGCTGCGTGTGAACGCCTCGGAGCGCTACATCCTGAGCGTGAGCTCCACGTCCACGGGCGAGAACTTGTCCCTCAACTACACCGGCCTCATCGCCGTGGTGACGGGCCTGCAGCCGTCCACGGCCTACGACTGCTACGTGTACTCCAGCAACGCGGCGGGCCCGGGGCCGCGGAGCAGAGTGCGCACCGTGTCCACGC TGGTGCAGCCGCCTGGTGGCATCGTTGCGGTCCAAACAGGAAAGCACACTGCCCGCATCAGCTGGCAGTCTGTGGCCAAGGTCCTGCTGTATGAGGTGACCGTCTCAGACCTCACCAGTCCCCAGACGGCCCCGTACACCACCAGCGTCTCCACAACCTTCGTCGATGTGCAGAACATCCTTCTCTGCTCCTCCTACCAGATCTCTGTCTCCTCCGTCAATACCTTGCTGCATCCTGGAGAGCCCAACATTATCATCTACACTACCAACAGTATGGTCCAGAGACAGATGGAgtcaaaattcattaaaaaattgctGGTTATACGTCCAGCAATAGAACATGCGTAG